The Candidatus Nitrosymbiomonas proteolyticus genome has a segment encoding these proteins:
- a CDS encoding polysaccharide pyruvyl transferase CsaB: MTPHLLLAGYFGCGNLGDDSILLGFMEGLKDVDVDLTLLSGSPEATFRAYGVRSTPRRDLRRVQEAIESCDALVFPGGSVFQDVTSLRSVGYYSTLVRRAKKAGKKVLLLGQGVGPLTSFLGKRMAASAYNAADVLVVRDPGSMNTLRSLGVSRPVKVGADLAFLMPPARDSAGDFGVAGMKAVGIAPRPFGKHTKNVMAAFGDLVRRLYQNSYMPVLIPMDRDEDGPLILEIEKSQGGKIPDLRKIDSPRSLQDRISRMHGMIAMRLHAGILAANVGIPPLMVSYDPKVNELSKRLGLDSPPDLEGLNGQRLFEKFMAFEREHERNAASVARQREKAAQEALLNVEALKECLIQ, encoded by the coding sequence TTGACCCCACATCTCTTGCTTGCCGGTTACTTTGGTTGTGGAAACCTCGGCGACGACTCGATCCTGCTTGGCTTCATGGAGGGCCTGAAGGACGTCGACGTCGACCTCACCCTGCTGAGCGGCTCGCCCGAAGCCACGTTCCGAGCGTATGGGGTGCGATCGACCCCCCGTCGAGACCTTCGCAGGGTGCAAGAGGCGATCGAGTCCTGCGACGCTCTCGTGTTTCCTGGGGGAAGCGTGTTCCAAGACGTGACCAGCCTCCGCAGCGTGGGTTATTACTCGACCCTCGTTCGGCGGGCCAAGAAGGCGGGCAAGAAGGTTCTGCTTTTGGGCCAGGGGGTGGGGCCGCTCACCTCGTTCTTAGGCAAGCGAATGGCGGCTTCGGCCTACAACGCGGCCGACGTCCTTGTGGTGCGCGACCCCGGCTCGATGAATACCCTTCGCTCCCTGGGCGTTTCGAGACCGGTCAAGGTCGGCGCTGATCTCGCCTTCCTGATGCCCCCCGCACGCGACAGCGCGGGAGACTTTGGAGTCGCCGGCATGAAAGCCGTCGGCATCGCCCCTCGCCCGTTCGGCAAACACACGAAAAACGTCATGGCCGCTTTCGGCGACCTCGTTCGAAGGCTCTATCAGAACAGCTATATGCCCGTGCTCATCCCCATGGACCGCGACGAAGACGGGCCGCTAATTCTGGAGATCGAAAAGAGCCAAGGCGGCAAGATCCCGGACCTGAGAAAGATCGACTCTCCCCGCTCGCTGCAGGACCGGATTTCCCGGATGCACGGGATGATCGCCATGCGCCTTCACGCTGGCATTCTCGCCGCGAACGTCGGCATTCCGCCATTGATGGTTTCTTACGATCCGAAGGTTAACGAGCTCTCCAAGCGCCTGGGACTCGACTCTCCTCCCGACCTCGAAGGGCTCAACGGCCAGAGGTTGTTCGAGAAGTTTATGGCGTTCGAGCGGGAGCACGAGCGAAACGCCGCCTCCGTAGCCCGTCAGCGCGAAAAGGCGGCACAAGAGGCTCTGCTGAACGTCGAAGCACTGAAGGAGTGTCTCATTCAATAG
- a CDS encoding rhomboid family intramembrane serine protease, giving the protein MARMIPIRADRASPAIPLVTYTIILLNVIVYFWDRQGSLTGPSVTFADLGMRPQEVVQAITGSGDRFPLVTLFTSLFLHGSLVHLLGNMIYLFTFGPGIEAALGSPRYSLYYLFWGLLASGAHIAVDPTSAIPTIGASGAIGGVLGCYFLLFPTHKIELLIPFFVVTVEVVAWVLLGTWFLWQLLIKQEGVATWAHAGGFVAGMLTILILGGRRAVLKGREWMAES; this is encoded by the coding sequence TTGGCGCGAATGATCCCGATTCGTGCCGATCGAGCTTCCCCCGCGATCCCGCTCGTAACCTACACGATCATCCTCCTGAACGTGATCGTGTATTTTTGGGATCGCCAAGGGAGCCTGACGGGTCCAAGCGTGACGTTCGCCGACTTGGGGATGCGTCCGCAAGAAGTCGTGCAGGCGATCACGGGCTCGGGCGACCGGTTTCCGTTGGTCACGCTGTTCACGTCCTTGTTCCTTCACGGCAGCCTCGTTCACCTGCTGGGCAACATGATCTACCTCTTCACGTTCGGCCCAGGCATCGAGGCGGCTTTGGGTTCGCCCCGCTATTCGCTTTACTATCTCTTCTGGGGACTTCTCGCTTCCGGGGCTCACATCGCGGTCGATCCCACCTCCGCGATTCCAACGATTGGGGCGTCAGGGGCCATCGGGGGCGTCCTTGGGTGCTATTTCCTCTTGTTCCCAACCCACAAGATCGAGTTATTGATCCCGTTCTTCGTCGTAACCGTCGAAGTCGTGGCGTGGGTCCTACTGGGAACGTGGTTCTTGTGGCAACTCCTCATCAAGCAGGAGGGTGTGGCGACTTGGGCTCACGCAGGGGGGTTTGTGGCGGGGATGTTGACGATCCTCATTCTGGGCGGTAGGCGCGCGGTCCTGAAAGGAAGGGAGTGGATGGCGGAATCATGA
- a CDS encoding 6,7-dimethyl-8-ribityllumazine synthase: MSAVGKRFAIVASRWNEFVVSRLVEGARDELTRYGASHVEVHIVPGSWEIPVAVRALLTRTEPDPLDAIIAVGCILQGATAHAQLLAADVSRALMDLQMEFGKPVSWGILTPQCESQALERAGMKMGNKGREAALAAIEMANFDPRP, translated from the coding sequence ATGAGCGCGGTTGGGAAGCGGTTTGCCATCGTCGCAAGCCGCTGGAATGAGTTCGTCGTCTCCCGCCTGGTCGAGGGCGCGCGGGACGAGTTGACGCGCTATGGCGCCTCCCACGTCGAGGTGCATATCGTGCCCGGCTCGTGGGAGATACCTGTCGCCGTGCGCGCCTTGCTCACTCGCACCGAGCCTGATCCCCTCGACGCGATCATTGCAGTCGGGTGCATTCTTCAAGGGGCGACGGCCCACGCCCAACTCCTGGCAGCCGATGTGAGCCGGGCCCTGATGGACCTCCAAATGGAGTTCGGGAAACCCGTTTCTTGGGGGATTCTGACCCCTCAATGCGAGTCTCAAGCCCTCGAACGGGCGGGCATGAAGATGGGCAACAAGGGGCGAGAAGCCGCGCTTGCCGCCATCGAGATGGCCAACTTCGATCCCAGGCCCTAA
- a CDS encoding 4-(cytidine 5'-diphospho)-2-C-methyl-D-erythritol kinase, translating to MIEIACPAKVNLFLSVGPPDDSGMHPIRTVFQAISLFDTLRIERAPGRTAIEFEDEAVPEDNTLTKTLRLLAEVAELPPLNLTVIKRIPSEAGLGGASSDAAGLLRAIPLLTRSRASEFELSEIARAVGADVPFFLVGGRAKAEGYGERLTPLEDPIPFWLVVAQPEARCSTREAYARLDEIQRSWREFPLADDLHNDFELVAPEESLALKQCLLDLNATEALLCGSGSAVFGIFPDEPSAERARRAVAPEVGGKAWVCRSLTRMESLSL from the coding sequence GTGATCGAAATCGCGTGCCCGGCAAAGGTCAACCTGTTCCTTTCGGTCGGCCCTCCCGACGACTCGGGGATGCACCCGATTCGGACCGTTTTTCAAGCGATTTCGCTCTTCGATACGCTAAGGATCGAAAGGGCCCCAGGTCGGACGGCCATCGAATTCGAGGACGAGGCGGTGCCCGAAGACAACACCCTCACGAAGACCCTGCGGCTGCTCGCTGAGGTGGCCGAGCTTCCTCCCCTCAACCTCACCGTGATCAAGCGCATTCCCAGCGAGGCGGGTTTGGGAGGAGCGAGTTCCGACGCGGCGGGGTTGCTGCGGGCCATCCCGCTCCTGACGCGCTCTCGGGCATCCGAGTTTGAACTGAGCGAAATCGCGCGAGCCGTAGGCGCAGACGTACCCTTCTTCCTTGTGGGGGGGCGGGCGAAGGCCGAAGGGTACGGAGAGCGGCTGACGCCTCTCGAAGACCCCATCCCGTTTTGGCTCGTCGTCGCGCAACCCGAGGCAAGGTGCTCGACGAGGGAAGCGTACGCGCGGTTGGACGAGATTCAGCGCTCCTGGAGGGAATTCCCCCTGGCCGACGATCTGCACAACGACTTCGAACTCGTTGCGCCCGAGGAGTCGCTGGCGCTTAAGCAGTGCCTGCTCGATCTGAACGCCACCGAAGCGCTCTTGTGCGGGTCGGGCTCGGCGGTGTTTGGCATCTTCCCCGACGAGCCGAGCGCCGAAAGGGCGCGCCGCGCGGTTGCGCCGGAAGTCGGCGGCAAGGCCTGGGTGTGCCGATCGTTGACTCGGATGGAAAGTCTCTCCCTCTGA
- a CDS encoding glutamyl-tRNA amidotransferase, translating to MLTRLSATELHKLLLSRQVSTREVLDAHLERISRLNPRLNAFVTVAEERAREDADRAQKLFDEGAPTRLTGVPVALKDNISTQGIATQCASTVLDGYVPPYDATVVERLRSAGAVILGKTNLDEFAMGSSTEHSAHGPTRNPYDLERSPGGSSGGSAASVAAELAPFALGSDTGGSVRQPAALCGVVGFKPTYGRCSRYGLVAFSSSLDQIGPFARTVEDVAWLAWGITGHDPKDSTSLPMSPIDSASIHGGTLKGARFALPKEMFGEGMQPGVVATVRAALDKLAAEGAEFEEVSLPSTRFGVTTYYIIAPAEASSNLARYDGVRFGLRADRSDPISMTEATRAAGFGKEVKTRILIGTYVLSAGYYDAFYLQASKVRAMMAQEYQQVLERFDAILSPTSPITAFKIGQLSEDPMALKLLDYCTIPANMGGFPALSLSCGTSEGLPVGLQVLGPRRADERVLQLSHCIERTLGATSRPPEA from the coding sequence TTGCTGACCCGACTCAGCGCAACGGAGCTTCACAAGTTGCTTCTCAGTCGGCAGGTGTCGACGCGGGAGGTGCTCGACGCCCACCTCGAACGGATCTCCCGGCTGAACCCCCGGCTGAACGCGTTCGTTACGGTCGCAGAAGAACGGGCCCGAGAAGACGCCGACCGTGCCCAAAAGCTCTTCGATGAGGGTGCCCCGACCAGGCTCACCGGAGTCCCGGTCGCGCTCAAAGACAACATCTCGACTCAAGGGATCGCCACTCAGTGCGCCTCGACTGTCTTGGACGGGTACGTTCCGCCCTATGACGCGACCGTCGTCGAGAGGCTTCGAAGCGCAGGCGCGGTGATTTTGGGCAAAACGAACTTAGACGAGTTCGCGATGGGCAGTTCGACCGAACACTCGGCGCATGGCCCTACCCGGAATCCGTATGACCTCGAACGATCGCCCGGAGGCAGTTCCGGGGGTTCTGCCGCCTCGGTCGCAGCCGAACTCGCGCCGTTTGCGCTCGGGTCCGATACCGGCGGCTCCGTCAGGCAGCCCGCGGCTCTTTGTGGCGTTGTGGGGTTCAAGCCCACCTACGGGCGGTGCTCGCGATATGGACTCGTGGCGTTCTCGTCGAGCCTCGACCAGATCGGCCCCTTCGCTCGAACCGTGGAGGACGTCGCTTGGCTGGCGTGGGGGATCACGGGCCACGACCCCAAGGACAGCACCTCGCTTCCCATGAGCCCGATCGACTCCGCTTCGATCCACGGCGGGACCCTCAAAGGGGCGCGGTTCGCATTGCCCAAGGAGATGTTCGGCGAAGGTATGCAGCCTGGAGTGGTCGCGACCGTGCGCGCCGCTCTCGACAAGCTGGCCGCCGAAGGCGCCGAGTTCGAGGAGGTCTCTTTGCCCTCCACCCGGTTCGGCGTAACCACGTACTACATCATCGCCCCTGCCGAAGCTAGCAGCAATTTGGCGCGCTACGACGGGGTTCGATTTGGCTTGCGCGCAGATCGTTCGGACCCGATTTCAATGACCGAGGCGACCCGCGCTGCCGGATTCGGTAAGGAAGTGAAGACCCGCATCTTGATTGGAACCTATGTGCTCTCGGCGGGCTATTACGACGCCTTCTACCTGCAAGCCTCGAAGGTTCGGGCGATGATGGCGCAGGAGTACCAACAGGTCCTCGAAAGGTTCGACGCCATCCTCTCTCCCACGAGTCCGATTACGGCGTTCAAGATCGGCCAGCTTTCCGAAGACCCGATGGCGCTCAAGCTCCTCGATTACTGCACGATCCCCGCAAACATGGGCGGCTTTCCCGCTCTCTCCCTCAGTTGCGGGACGTCCGAGGGCCTGCCGGTGGGCCTGCAAGTCCTTGGTCCCCGGCGAGCGGATGAGAGGGTCCTCCAACTCTCCCACTGCATCGAGCGAACGTTGGGTGCCACCTCACGGCCTCCGGAGGCGTAA
- a CDS encoding aspartyl/glutamyl-tRNA(Asn/Gln) amidotransferase subunit C: MDFTASPNSTSTATVNVVKAKLGWRMRSIGLPFSQNNGWSLDYLLSERKNLCYNGPMSISLDEVRHVARLARLELDEAEILALQGELNVLLGHFADIRGLNVAGFTPTSHAVAEQNIFADDETIPALTTLQVLQNAPKSKAGLFVVPTIIED, from the coding sequence ATGGACTTCACGGCAAGCCCAAACAGCACCAGCACCGCCACGGTCAACGTGGTCAAGGCAAAGCTCGGTTGGCGCATGCGTTCCATAGGTCTTCCGTTCTCTCAAAACAACGGTTGGTCGCTAGATTATCTACTTTCGGAACGAAAGAACCTGTGCTACAATGGCCCCATGTCCATTTCCCTCGACGAGGTTCGCCATGTTGCGCGGCTCGCTCGTCTGGAACTCGACGAAGCCGAGATCCTCGCCCTTCAGGGCGAGTTGAACGTGTTGCTGGGGCACTTTGCGGACATCCGAGGCCTCAACGTGGCCGGGTTCACCCCCACCAGCCATGCGGTCGCCGAGCAAAACATCTTCGCCGACGATGAGACGATCCCGGCGCTTACGACCTTGCAGGTGCTCCAAAACGCGCCCAAGTCCAAAGCCGGGCTCTTCGTCGTACCCACGATCATCGAGGACTAG
- a CDS encoding copper-(or silver)-translocating P-type ATPase, partial: MPGSPVNAERVLPTEEGAQTELVIEGMTCASCVRRVERALSKVSGVATAEVNYATERALVHHGVDLAFNALVQAVEDAGYHAHLTPSDRKGADEADESEHGHASLDAFGPLARQLANLKLALVLTLPAVAISMLWHPRPSWANLLLFGLTTPVVAWCGREFFVNAWKSLRHFTATMDTLIAVGAGAAWVYSTVALLTASGDAHHQSEHIYFETGAAIVTLILLGRYLESRSKSRMSAAIQKLIGLSPKTATRWVDGQEVETPIEQVQVGDLVRVRPGEKFAADGVVVEGASFADESMLTGESAPVSKSVGDPVTGATLNKSGLLLVEIQRVGKDTALAQIVRLVERAQGSKAPVQRLTDQISAVFVPIVILIALGTFLYWWLVAGIDPGTATMYAVTVLVIACPCALGLATPTAIMVGTGRGAEMGVLIKDATVLETAGRIRTVLLDKTGTITRGEPRVTDFFAFEREKNDLLALIASAESGSEHPVAEAVVRAAKERNLPVSVPSRFLALEGRGVEAEVGDHKLLIGTQLLMSERSIEVPKAIEAQKTTLEDQAKTVVLVAQDGKLAGLFAVADVEAEHSAQAIAMIRSMNITPVMVTGDNSGTARAVASRVGIHEVESEVLPSQKAEIVQKHQVSGQVAMVGDGINDAPALAQADLGIAIGSGTDVAIETAGVALMGSDLRGVPDAVRLARATLSTIRWNLAWAFGYNVAMIPLAAMGKLSPMLAAAAMAFSSVSVVLNSLRLRRFPSSRES; this comes from the coding sequence TTGCCCGGGTCTCCGGTCAATGCCGAGCGTGTCCTCCCAACCGAGGAAGGCGCCCAAACCGAATTGGTGATCGAGGGGATGACCTGCGCCAGTTGCGTGCGGAGGGTCGAAAGAGCGCTTTCGAAAGTCTCCGGAGTCGCCACTGCGGAAGTCAACTACGCTACGGAGCGGGCCCTCGTTCACCATGGCGTCGATCTGGCCTTCAACGCACTCGTCCAAGCCGTCGAAGACGCTGGATACCACGCCCATCTGACTCCTTCCGATCGGAAGGGCGCTGACGAGGCAGACGAGAGCGAGCACGGCCACGCCTCGCTCGATGCATTCGGGCCGCTCGCGCGTCAGCTTGCGAATCTGAAGCTGGCTCTCGTCCTTACCCTCCCGGCGGTCGCCATTTCGATGCTGTGGCACCCCAGGCCGAGTTGGGCGAATCTGCTGCTCTTTGGACTCACGACTCCGGTGGTGGCTTGGTGCGGGCGCGAGTTCTTTGTGAACGCATGGAAGTCGCTTCGGCACTTCACCGCCACGATGGACACGCTCATTGCCGTAGGAGCGGGCGCGGCCTGGGTCTACAGCACCGTCGCCCTTCTGACGGCTTCGGGCGATGCCCACCACCAAAGCGAGCATATCTACTTCGAAACGGGCGCAGCGATCGTCACGCTCATTCTGCTCGGCCGATATCTCGAATCCCGCTCCAAGAGCCGAATGTCCGCAGCCATCCAGAAGTTGATTGGGCTCTCCCCGAAGACAGCGACGCGGTGGGTGGACGGCCAAGAGGTCGAGACGCCGATCGAACAGGTTCAGGTGGGCGACCTGGTACGCGTCCGCCCGGGTGAGAAGTTCGCCGCGGACGGCGTGGTGGTCGAAGGGGCTTCCTTTGCCGACGAGTCGATGCTGACCGGCGAATCGGCTCCCGTCTCCAAGTCCGTCGGCGACCCCGTGACCGGCGCGACTCTCAACAAGTCGGGATTGCTCCTTGTCGAGATTCAACGGGTCGGAAAGGACACGGCGCTGGCCCAAATCGTGCGCCTCGTCGAGCGGGCTCAGGGCAGCAAGGCCCCAGTTCAGCGGCTCACGGACCAGATCTCCGCCGTGTTCGTACCGATCGTGATCCTGATCGCGCTCGGAACGTTCCTGTATTGGTGGCTCGTGGCCGGAATCGACCCCGGGACCGCCACGATGTATGCCGTGACGGTGCTCGTGATCGCTTGTCCTTGCGCATTGGGGCTTGCGACGCCGACAGCGATCATGGTTGGGACCGGACGAGGGGCTGAAATGGGCGTGCTCATCAAGGACGCCACAGTGCTTGAGACCGCCGGAAGAATCCGGACCGTGCTCCTCGACAAGACCGGCACGATCACACGAGGCGAACCGCGAGTAACGGACTTTTTCGCTTTCGAACGCGAAAAAAACGACCTGCTGGCGCTCATTGCCTCGGCGGAGTCAGGCTCGGAACACCCCGTTGCCGAGGCGGTCGTGCGCGCGGCGAAGGAGCGCAACCTTCCCGTCTCCGTACCGAGCCGCTTCCTCGCGCTGGAGGGGCGGGGAGTGGAAGCTGAGGTTGGGGATCACAAACTCCTCATTGGCACCCAACTTCTTATGTCGGAGCGATCGATCGAGGTTCCGAAAGCCATAGAGGCTCAGAAAACGACGCTTGAAGACCAAGCTAAGACGGTCGTGCTCGTCGCGCAAGACGGCAAACTCGCAGGGCTCTTTGCGGTCGCCGATGTCGAGGCCGAGCACAGCGCCCAAGCCATTGCGATGATTCGTTCGATGAACATCACGCCCGTGATGGTGACGGGCGACAACTCCGGCACGGCCCGCGCAGTTGCGTCGCGTGTCGGAATCCACGAAGTCGAGTCGGAAGTTTTGCCCAGCCAGAAGGCGGAGATCGTCCAGAAGCACCAGGTTTCGGGGCAAGTTGCGATGGTCGGCGATGGCATCAACGACGCTCCTGCCCTCGCCCAAGCTGACCTCGGCATCGCGATCGGCTCGGGTACCGACGTTGCCATCGAAACGGCGGGCGTGGCGCTCATGGGAAGCGACCTGAGGGGCGTGCCCGACGCCGTTCGACTCGCCCGCGCGACCCTCTCCACGATTCGCTGGAATCTCGCTTGGGCCTTCGGCTACAACGTCGCGATGATTCCGCTGGCCGCTATGGGAAAGCTGAGCCCGATGCTCGCGGCCGCAGCGATGGCATTCTCGAGCGTTTCGGTGGTTCTCAACTCGCTCCGGCTTCGAAGGTTCCCGTCGAGCCGAGAAAGCTGA
- a CDS encoding cation transport ATPase translates to MTTTLKIDGMTCSHCVASVKKALESVSGVISADVTLEPGMAKVEHNPEVTREQLAQAVIDEEFRIVEG, encoded by the coding sequence ATGACGACCACTTTGAAGATCGATGGAATGACTTGCAGCCACTGCGTGGCGAGTGTGAAGAAAGCCCTGGAATCGGTTTCGGGCGTGATTTCGGCCGACGTCACCCTTGAACCCGGAATGGCGAAGGTGGAGCACAACCCCGAAGTCACCCGTGAGCAACTCGCCCAGGCCGTCATAGACGAAGAGTTCCGGATCGTGGAGGGCTGA
- a CDS encoding peptidyl-prolyl cis-trans isomerase (rotamase)-cyclophilin family protein, with amino-acid sequence MTYLALLAGIALTHPSTPLFDEYSPTGPKVRFTLTSGSSFVITTDPKNSPKTVEHILALVTSGFYDGQRVHRVEWWVTQWGAPKSKTEPLDITDPETGEKTSNPVVAGGGSGTSIPVFEASSVDFLRGVVGVASTGLQVPGDSQLFILRQDAPRLWRSYAVVGKVTEGMDVVGTIQRGDRFRSARVLK; translated from the coding sequence ATGACCTATCTCGCGCTTCTCGCCGGCATCGCCCTCACCCACCCTTCGACGCCTCTCTTCGACGAATACAGTCCCACAGGACCCAAGGTGCGATTCACCCTCACCTCGGGTTCCTCGTTCGTGATCACCACCGATCCGAAGAACTCCCCCAAGACAGTCGAGCATATCCTCGCACTGGTGACGTCGGGGTTCTACGACGGGCAAAGAGTTCACCGAGTCGAGTGGTGGGTGACCCAGTGGGGCGCGCCCAAGAGCAAGACCGAGCCGCTCGACATCACCGATCCCGAAACCGGCGAAAAGACCTCGAACCCCGTCGTCGCAGGGGGAGGTTCCGGGACGTCGATTCCCGTCTTCGAGGCCTCCAGCGTGGATTTCCTCCGAGGCGTGGTCGGGGTCGCTTCGACCGGTCTTCAAGTTCCCGGCGACAGCCAACTCTTCATCCTGAGGCAAGACGCCCCGAGGCTTTGGCGGTCCTACGCGGTGGTCGGTAAGGTCACCGAAGGGATGGACGTGGTCGGTACAATTCAGCGCGGCGATCGATTCCGCTCCGCGCGCGTCCTCAAGTGA
- a CDS encoding DNA protecting protein DprA gives MKSDLAVAFVGRLVSGIEPLPQRTWEVLRDLVDAEFSPEQLIDWCERSLGPDDVRRIKHLWDHREGAWAQVEALKAVGIRVVTEFDDEYPPNYPLKLGHRAPPVLFVLGQIPRFDKLPVAVVGSRDADEPGLAFAAELGREIAGKGRVLVSGCARGVDASAMDAAFEAGGSVVGVVADSLARIAEQPPHKERAATGRWTLISHHHPSAPFSVGRAMARNKLIFGMAECAIAVSCVVDSGGTWAGAVEALENDYCRLLVRIDEHAPDDNRSLVPKGAVALPSPSQLWETLATAPKAQGELL, from the coding sequence ATGAAATCAGACCTGGCCGTTGCGTTTGTCGGACGACTGGTATCCGGCATCGAGCCCTTGCCTCAGAGGACATGGGAGGTTCTGCGCGACTTGGTCGACGCTGAGTTCTCACCGGAACAGTTGATCGATTGGTGCGAGCGCAGCCTCGGCCCTGACGACGTTCGAAGGATCAAGCACCTGTGGGACCACCGGGAGGGGGCGTGGGCCCAGGTCGAGGCGCTGAAGGCCGTGGGCATTCGCGTCGTCACCGAGTTCGACGACGAGTATCCGCCGAACTACCCTCTCAAGCTCGGCCACCGCGCGCCCCCCGTCCTCTTCGTCCTCGGCCAGATCCCCCGATTCGATAAGCTTCCCGTTGCGGTCGTAGGCTCCCGAGACGCTGACGAACCCGGACTCGCGTTTGCCGCCGAACTCGGGAGAGAGATCGCCGGCAAGGGACGTGTGCTCGTGTCCGGGTGCGCTCGGGGGGTCGATGCGTCCGCCATGGACGCCGCTTTCGAGGCTGGGGGGAGCGTCGTTGGAGTCGTCGCGGATTCGCTCGCTCGAATCGCCGAACAGCCGCCCCACAAAGAACGAGCCGCCACCGGGCGGTGGACACTCATCAGCCATCACCACCCTTCAGCGCCATTCTCGGTCGGGAGGGCCATGGCCCGCAACAAGCTGATCTTCGGCATGGCGGAATGTGCTATCGCGGTATCGTGCGTCGTCGACTCCGGAGGAACCTGGGCCGGCGCGGTCGAAGCTCTCGAAAACGACTACTGCCGACTGCTGGTGCGGATCGACGAGCACGCCCCCGACGACAACCGCTCGCTCGTACCCAAGGGTGCGGTCGCGCTCCCCTCTCCAAGTCAGCTTTGGGAGACCCTCGCAACGGCTCCCAAAGCGCAAGGCGAACTGCTCTGA